The segment AGTGTGAATTCTGTTGCTTTTGGCATTACTTTAGTAAGCGCAGATTTTTGTTCTTTTTCAATTTGGCTAAGAATTAGAGGTGTGGTAAGGTCATTCATGTAAAAAAGTATGCTACCACAGATTAGTGTTATAACCGTCATATATAGTGCTAAGAGAACAGCTTTTTTCATTATGATTTTATTCCAAATTTTTTGTTATAAAGTTTCAAGTGGATGAAAATCCCTATTTTGTCTAGCACTGGAACCATAATGTTTACCAAGAGGATACTAAAGTTCATTCCTTCTGGCAGGTTGCTAAATAATCTAAGACTCATTACAAGAATGCCAGCAATAATTCCAAACAATATTCTTCCATGCTTTGTAGCAGGAGAAGTTACGTAGTCTGTTAACATAAAAAGTCCACCGAGCATAACCCCACCAGCAAATAAATGGAAAAAAGGATTGGTTTGAGTGATAAGTGAGAAAATAAAAATGGTTCCAAAGAAACTGACAGGGATTTTCCAATCTAATATTTTTTTATAGAATAACCATCCTGCACCTAATAGAAGAGCAAAAGCAGATGTTTCGCCAATACAACCGGGGATACTGCCCATGAATAGTTGAGATGTTGACACTAAAAATGGAGCTTCTTTAGCCAGTGCTGTCGCTGTTGTTATTGCACTGGAGCCGAACCAAGAAGAGGGGGACATCCAAGTTGTCATCGCAACAGGATACGCAACAAAAAGGAAGGCCCTTCCTACGGCAGCTGGATTAAAAATGTTATGCCCTAATCCTCCGAAGGTATGTTTAGCAATGCCAATAGCTACTAAGTTTCCAATAAAAACCATCCAGATTGGCATAGAGGGAGGAAGCGTTAATGCTAATAATAATCCAGTAAGAGCTGCGGAACCATCATAAATAGTTGTTTTTTCTTTTTTGATTCTATTGATTGCATATTCAATGATTATGGCAAAGGCCATAGACGAAACGATGATGTTAAGTGCTTGTATTCCAAAAAGAAAAACACCAACAAAGGAGGCTGGAATCAAGGCTAAAATTACATTAAGCATTACTTTGTTAGTTGTTTGACAATCTCTGATATGTGGTGAAGCTGTTACTACTATATTCATTTTTTACACTCGCAGGCTATTTTTTTTATTTTATTTTTTTGTAGTCTTATTCTTTGAACTAAGTTTACATTTGCAGGACAATTATAAGAGCAAAGTCCACACTCCATACAGTCTATTGCTTGCAATCCCTTCTTTGCGGCAACTATTGGTAAAAGTCCAACAGGACAATTATCAATACAAGTTCCACATCTTATGCAGTCGCCTTCAGGTTTGGAGTTATTGGGAATTACTAGTATACCAGATGTTCCTTTTAATACAGGTACATTAATGTCATATTGCGCTGTTCCCATCATCGGTCCACCCGCGATTATTTTATATTCCTGATTTCCTAAATAAGAGAGGTCGGGCAATAAAGTCTTAAAGGGGGTGCCTATTCTGACCCTATAGTTATGTTTTTTTTCTAATAGTTCGCCACTGAGAGTAACAATTCTGTCAATTAGGGGCATGCCAGTTGTGAAGGATTTTCCAATTTGAGTTATAGTCCCAACATTTAAAACAACTGAGCCAACATCTATTGGAAGTTTGTGAACATTTTTGCCTGTAATATTTTTCACAAGTATCTTTTCTGCTCCTTGAGGATATTTTGTTGGAAGTGGACGTATTTCTAAATTATTGAAATGAATACCATATGTTTTTAGGGATTTAACACAGTCCAATTTATTGTCCTCAACGCCTATATAAATTTTTTCTGGATTCAAAATGTGCTGAACTATTTCTAGTCCAACATAGAACATTTTTGTGTCTTCTAGCATTAGTCGATGGTCAGCAGTAAGATATGGCTCACATTCTGCACCATTTATGATAAGTTCTTGTATTGGTTTAGTGGTCTCTAGTTTAACATGGGTTGGGAAGGTTGCTCCGCCAAGTCCAGCAATTCCAAATTCTTTGATTTTGTTTATTAATGTTTCTTTCGTAAGTGATTTGAAGTTTTTAATTGGTTCAGTTTTGATTGCTTGATATTTTTTGTTATTTTCAATTACGACAGTCATAACCTTGGAGCCATTAGTATGAATATGTGGTTTTACATCTAGAACTTTACCTGAAACGCTTGAATGAATATTTGCCGAACAGTATCCATTAGCTTCTGCGAGAAGTTGACCAACTTTTACTTCATCATCTTTTTTGACAATTATTTTGGCCGCAGCACCAATATGTTGGCAGGCTGGGATATAGAGTATATCCGCCTCTGGCGCTTTTTCTGTTTTTAAATTTTCTGTAAAAAGTTTATTGTATTTCATCTTTAGTTGTCTTTATATTTATTAATAACAGCAAGCACCAAGCCAAGAGAAAGAAAGGCTCCAGGAGGTAAAACCATAATAATCATTGGCATATAACTTTTGGGAAGAACTGCAAAATTGAAGAGGGTTCCATTTCCTAAAATTTCTCTTAAGGAACCAAGTATCAATAGTCCAAGCATAAAACCTAATCCTTTTTCAATTGCATCACCAATAGAAGCAACGACATTATTTTTGGACGCAAACCCTTCTGCTCTGCCTAAAATAATACAGTTTACAACAATAAGAGGTATGTAAATTCCTAACGATTTGTTTACTTCAGGCGCGTAGCCAGCAAGCAACATTTGGATAATTGTAACAAATGCCGCGATGACAGTTATGAAGACAGGTATTCTAATTTCTTTAGGTATAGATTTTCTAATTATTGAGATAATGATGTTTGAGCCAAGAAGGACAAACAGGGTTGACAACCCCATTCCTAAAGCGTTGATTACAGAGGTTGTAACAGCAAGGGTTGGACAAAGACCGAGTAAAAGAACAAAAATAGGGTTTTCTTTTAATAAATTAAATTTCATTTGTTTGAAAATACCGTTACTTCCATTTTGCCGCTATAACAAGCTCCTTCCAGGAGCCGAAGACTTTCGCAATTGATGTTTCCATAAACTCGAGCAGCTTCATTAATAATAATTCTTTTTTTTGCAGTAAGGTTTCCTTTAATTGCACCAAACACTTGAATGTTTTCCGCAGTAAGGTTTGAGTTCAAAATTGCGCCCTTTAATACGTAAACATCTTTTTCTGTTTTGATTTCGCCAGAAATATTTCCCTCAAGATAAATATTATCGGAACTTTCGATTATTCCATCAAAAGAAGCGTCTTTTTTAATATATACTAATTTTTTATTCTTTTTTGTTAACATAAGTTATATATAATCCTCTTTAGTTAAAAGTATTATACTATGGTTTATTTTTTCTAACAAAAGATTTAAGGATATATTGTGAGTTTTAGTCTACAAAAGTTCAAATAAAGTATTAAATAGTCGTATTTGCTGATTGAGGTGCGAAAGATGCCCGTTAATAGTATAATAAAGCATATGAAATTTATTAATACTTCAATTCCAGGCGTAATAGAGATTGAACCCCATGTTTTTGGTGACGAGAGAGGCTATTTTCTTGAAACATATCGCCAGGATGTTTTTTTAAAAAATGGAATAGAAGTTGAGTTTGTTCAAGATAATTTTAGTTATTCTAAGAAAGGTATTCTTCGAGGAATTCATTTGCAAGCAGAGCCTTTTGCCCAAGATAAATTAGTTAGGGTCGCAGAAGGAGAGGTCTTTGATGTCGCTGTTGATTTAAGAAGAGATTCTCGGACATTTGGTGAATGGGTCGGTGTTAGCTTATCAGAGAGCAATAAAAAGATGTTATTTATTCCCAAAGGATTTGGTCATGGGTTTTGTGTAGTTAGCGATTATGCAAAGTTTGAATATAAGTGTTCTGCTGTATACTCGCCTGCTCATGAATTTTCAGTTGCTTGGAATGATCCACAAATAGCAATTAATTGGCCAATCGATGAGCCCTTTCTCTCTGAGAAAGACAAGTTGGCTCCTTTTTTGAGCGAGTTA is part of the Candidatus Margulisiibacteriota bacterium genome and harbors:
- a CDS encoding RnfABCDGE type electron transport complex subunit D; the encoded protein is MNIVVTASPHIRDCQTTNKVMLNVILALIPASFVGVFLFGIQALNIIVSSMAFAIIIEYAINRIKKEKTTIYDGSAALTGLLLALTLPPSMPIWMVFIGNLVAIGIAKHTFGGLGHNIFNPAAVGRAFLFVAYPVAMTTWMSPSSWFGSSAITTATALAKEAPFLVSTSQLFMGSIPGCIGETSAFALLLGAGWLFYKKILDWKIPVSFFGTIFIFSLITQTNPFFHLFAGGVMLGGLFMLTDYVTSPATKHGRILFGIIAGILVMSLRLFSNLPEGMNFSILLVNIMVPVLDKIGIFIHLKLYNKKFGIKS
- the rsxC gene encoding electron transport complex subunit RsxC gives rise to the protein MKYNKLFTENLKTEKAPEADILYIPACQHIGAAAKIIVKKDDEVKVGQLLAEANGYCSANIHSSVSGKVLDVKPHIHTNGSKVMTVVIENNKKYQAIKTEPIKNFKSLTKETLINKIKEFGIAGLGGATFPTHVKLETTKPIQELIINGAECEPYLTADHRLMLEDTKMFYVGLEIVQHILNPEKIYIGVEDNKLDCVKSLKTYGIHFNNLEIRPLPTKYPQGAEKILVKNITGKNVHKLPIDVGSVVLNVGTITQIGKSFTTGMPLIDRIVTLSGELLEKKHNYRVRIGTPFKTLLPDLSYLGNQEYKIIAGGPMMGTAQYDINVPVLKGTSGILVIPNNSKPEGDCIRCGTCIDNCPVGLLPIVAAKKGLQAIDCMECGLCSYNCPANVNLVQRIRLQKNKIKKIACECKK
- a CDS encoding RnfABCDGE type electron transport complex subunit E, with product MKFNLLKENPIFVLLLGLCPTLAVTTSVINALGMGLSTLFVLLGSNIIISIIRKSIPKEIRIPVFITVIAAFVTIIQMLLAGYAPEVNKSLGIYIPLIVVNCIILGRAEGFASKNNVVASIGDAIEKGLGFMLGLLILGSLREILGNGTLFNFAVLPKSYMPMIIMVLPPGAFLSLGLVLAVINKYKDN
- a CDS encoding polymer-forming cytoskeletal protein yields the protein MLTKKNKKLVYIKKDASFDGIIESSDNIYLEGNISGEIKTEKDVYVLKGAILNSNLTAENIQVFGAIKGNLTAKKRIIINEAARVYGNINCESLRLLEGACYSGKMEVTVFSNK
- the rfbC gene encoding dTDP-4-dehydrorhamnose 3,5-epimerase; translation: MKFINTSIPGVIEIEPHVFGDERGYFLETYRQDVFLKNGIEVEFVQDNFSYSKKGILRGIHLQAEPFAQDKLVRVAEGEVFDVAVDLRRDSRTFGEWVGVSLSESNKKMLFIPKGFGHGFCVVSDYAKFEYKCSAVYSPAHEFSVAWNDPQIAINWPIDEPFLSEKDKLAPFLSELVL